TAAGCGTCGTAGCTCTACTCTGTTTTGGTCTGTGAATTACGAAGCATGATTTTTTCTGACTATCGAGCATTTAGAGTGGTTTTATATGCAATATTATGAGACTTGTTGTTTCAGTCGTTAGTTTCTATTTTAGTTCGAAATCTTAGCTCATTTCTGCAATTTTGTGTTGGTTGTGTAGTCTCTTGTTTTCCTGTTGTTTGATATTTGGTGGTAGCTGTTAGATTACAATTAGTCCTAATGGGTCTGTTATAGGTTTAATTATCGTTGTTGAGTTGTTGGCTGTTGACGATTGCGTAGATTAAACTGGTCAACTTGTCCTGAGTATGCTCTGCTATGATTTAGTCAGTTTCATAACTTGCCTTGTTTATTCCCTTTCTGTTGAATATGCTAGTCGACCATGATACATCCCTACTGTCATACTCAGTTTGTTACTTGGGCTATgttttatctaaagttgattgtTCTCTCTTTGCTGCTACCTGTCTAAATTGTTTGACTCTTCCATCTATCATTTATATGCTAACGCAGGTTTGCCTCCCTGCATTGGTATTAGGACTGTTTTGGTTGTTATATATGGTATAGTTGTCCACTTTACAGTTTGTAAAAGCATCTTGACTTACTAAGATGGCTAGGCGCAACACACGATTAGTTTTGAGTTTTACTTTAAGTGTATGGTAGCTTAGTTTTGTCTGTTCGCAGTTTGTTAGGTGTTAATGTAGTTTGTGTTAGTTGAAAATGTCTTGGAAGTTTGCTTGGCTTAATATGCTTATGTTAACCACGCATTGTATAATAATTATTGTTTTGATTAAGTTATGATCTATTTGCTGTTTTGTTAGAGTTGATGAGATTAgtacatatatgatatgattgatAGCATTGTTTGTCCCCATTAGATTAGTCGACCCTCTGTTAATGAATTTGTAGTCCAACACAATACTAACTTGCTGCTCAGATTATTAATTTAGCCTCCATTGTGTCTTAGCTTGGTTTAGATTATATTGGATACTATCGCTTTGTTTGGTCAGTTTATGTTCCTAAGATTCCAGTGTAGTCAAAATAAATATGATGCCTAGTAGAGTGGTTGACTGGTATATGCTCACGTTTGTTTATGCATAATTAGCTTGTTGTTAAACCTATGTAGTAAGATTTGAAACTATTTTAGAAAACAGAGATAGATGGGTTGTTGATTGTATTTTGTTTTTTGGCGAACGAATGTTATCTACTCCTCAAAAATCAGTAAGGAATCAACTAAGCCTTGAAAGTATTGGTACTGGCCATCTCTAGGAAGTCATGCCCCTGCTGCCTATGCCCATGTCTGCGTCTGGAATTGTCTCTGAACTCATCTGTTTTATACAGTGACTGCTGCATAACTTGCCTTGTTTATTCCCTTTCTGTTGAATATGCTAGTCGACCATGATACATCCCTACTGTCATACTCAGTTTGTTACTTGGGCTATGTTTTATCTAGAGTTGATTGTTCTCTCTTTGCTGCTACCTGTCTAAATTGTTTGACTCTTCCATCTATCATTTATATGCTAACGCAGGTTTGCCTCCTTGCATTGGTATTAGGACTGTTTTGGTTGTTATATATGGTATAGTTGTCCACTTTACAGTTTGTAAAAGCATCTTGACTTACTATGATGCTATTGATAAAATATGTATGACCAGTGTCCTATACTCTCTTAAATATCCTTGCTAGTTTCACTTAATTTAAGTCAAAGTATGGTAATTCGGGTTGTCCTAATCCTcttggtgttagccatgcctgggattcatgaaatcccttggaacttgtgcaacatcgggaaaacgagggcgaaagctttccaatattaaacTTTTATACCTCTTTAcgaacgtgtatacatgagatatacttggatatacacattatatacatgGCCTActgatttgttattttttttgaatttatatttttaccTGTTTAATCTTATTTGTTGatcatactaatccttttcttttcattttttacgCATGACTATCGAACGCGAGTCCTTTGGACTCGTCATCTctcgcatttggcgttgggccgTAGCCCAACTTGATTTTTTCTCCTCTCTCGTCCAGCCTGCCCAGCAGCAAAATAGAttgcagcagcagcagcagtccagAAACGGATTGATCCATTcgctcttctctttttttttgccTTACTTTTACTATGTGTTTGACTTACCTTGTATGATTAGCATCTTATTTTTACCTCTTAGCTTATATGAATTATAGGAAATAGTACGGATAGTTCTATAAACATTGGGTAGTTACTTTAAGAAAACTGTTAGTTAGCTCCACCGGTTTTGTTCCCCTTTTACTCATTCCACTTTACTTATTTCCAAATTGATTATGATACTTATAGTATTCGCTTTTATTAAAACAATCGATCTTTCAAGAAACCACGATCGTATactttaattatattttttattcCTACTATATTGAGAATCTTAAGGATTTACTGATATGTAAATATTGATTCAAGTATACTTTATAAACATTATCTTTAAGAATTTATCCGACTAGGCATACTCTAGCCGAAGAAAATTGAAGTTAACGAAAAGAAACCCAGGTCCTTTgtatcatattaaaaaaaatgaagttagttttttttttgtttgcattATCATATTAACACAATTTTGTTCAAAATTTCAAACTTATTGCCTACACAAAAACTCTTACGTTTCCAAATTCACTTTCAAATCTTTCcatgaattattatattttacAAGGTTTATTTCAATAACATCATTAcattttccttttaaattttAGCAGTATTCATAAGTTATTTCCCAAACATTTAGAATGCTATATTTAcgcttagcctaattaaatttgaatccggtcggttaaccattgttaatgggtcttaaaggatgcctaataccttccctttagactaattgaactcttacctagaatcttatgtttcgcagaccttaaacagagttaactctAAACATAATTTTAacaaactttaggtgtcctaattcaccataaataaattaggtggcgactccttaaaataaacaaaaagacaggaatctccaatatgtcgtacttctaatttaacccggttaaaatggggtatgacacttggttTTAAAATTAAGATACAACAATCATaataccataaaataagaaaatttaTTACACTGCTTTAAATCACAAAATATCTTTAAGATATAATCGATTGAGTTGTTGTTGACCCTCTTTTCATTTTAACTTAAAACCAAGGATTATATTAGCAAATGCTTATACTACTTCAATTTGGAAAAATATTAAGAATTAAAAATATTTCCTATTTTATTAGGAAAAAGTTTTATCGTTATATAACGGAAGATTAATGATGGGTTACTATGAATTAGATATTTGACCTATTTTATAAGTTAGAAAAGTACATGgggtaatttattttaattgataaaatgaaattgagaagaaaaaaaaaatcacttcccacttttttattagttaaagggattttaaaagaaaagaaacaagtaAAAGTTTCTTTTAaagtaatatttttattttaaaaatgtgTTTAAACAGAAAAGAAAGAATATGTTTATTAGCAAAAGGGCATTTTGACCCATTAAATAACAATAGGagcatttttgttcaattttgcatagtttaagggtatttttggaccaaactaTGAATTGAGGGCATTTTTGTTCATTTCGCATAATTAAGGACATTTTTGGACCAAACTATGAAGGGAGGGCATTTTTGTTCATTTCGCATAGTTTAAGGACATCTTTAACCCTTTTCCGTATACTAAACGAAAACAATGTCATTCCGATGGCAGAATCatttatatgtatttatttgaatttaagttatatactttTGTAAGAAGTGTGGAAGCAATATTGTCTCTAGATGCCACTATTGCTATTATCAAAATGTGAAATCATCCAACATATATTTGTGGAGAGTGATATTGTAGCACATATTTGGAATCACTTTGGGCACCTACAGGAATCACTCAATTAATACTAGTAGTTGGCCTCATTAATATGTTCAGCGCTTTCGTACTCTATATGTTTACAAGGTTGTTGTTTTGACACACTTCCTACAAGAAAATTAAAGCTTTAAATTGTTGACGTATCAGTGACCAGTTTCAATTATTCAATTAAAAGACTTGAGTTGAATATAGAAAAAAAAGAATTAACAGACAAAGTTGACTAAAACCTTTGTCCCATATATCCTTGCTATCTTCAATCAATTTTTCTCTTCACAAGTTGAGTATGGCTTAAAGAACAAGTAGAGATCAAATGCAAAATTCTACACTACAACAGTACAGATATGGCAATAAAATTGACCTACACCAAAAAGTAATTTTTTCATTAAGTATGATGCTATAAACCGAAAAATGGATTGAGAATTTGCTACGTACTACCAGTTAGAGTAGCCGGCTAAAATAGACATTGCCTAAGATAAAGGGGAGAGAATATCTATTATTCATAATTGAGaagggagtttgatttttaaagcaaagttgaggagtacagaaaatgctAATCACCCCTTGTCTGTTAAAAATAATCAATGATGATTGATGTAGCGGGTCCAATTTACTTTGTACAAGTAAGACATAGTCACATAGATACATACTTGTCCGTCTACATGATTAAGCTTGTATATATAAACAACACAACCATATCCAATTCCGGAAAACTTTAGGTAGTATAGTATCTTTTTGGCCACAATTATACAGATGAACTGTCTCAAAGGGACCACTCCATTTTGTGAAACCAATGGTAACAGTGGAGTCAAATTCTTCTCAACTATAAAAGCAGAGTTTCCATTACAACCAGTGCAAAATATCCAAATCTCTGGAAAATAAAATATGGAAGATCAAGGATTAAGCACTAACATGAAGAGATTCCTCTTGATAATATACAGTCTGATAATGGCCGTTGGCATATGTGGTGGTCCACTAATGTTGCGTCTATATTTTGTCGAAGGAGGTTCTAGAATTTGGCTTAACAGTTGGTTACAAAGCGGTGGATGGCCACTCACCCTTATACCACTTGCCTTCCTATACTTGTATCGTCGAAAAATCGAGGGCTCTGATGCCAAGTTTTACTTTATAACACCCCAAATTTTCATTGCATCATTTATCATTGGCGTTCTCACGGGACTTGACGCTTTTCTCTACACCTGGGGCGCGTCGAAACTCCCCGTTTCAACTTCTACACTTCTTATCTCTGCTCAACTTGCCTTCACGGCTATAGGTGCATTTTTCATAGTGAAGGTGAAGTTTATGCCGTACTCAATTAATGCGGTGGTTCTGTTGATAGTCGGTGCGGTTTTATTGGGTATTCGGGCAAACGGTGATCGGCCCGAGGGTGTGACTAGTAAAGCCTATATTCTTGGTTTTATTATGACCCTTTTGGCTGCAGCTTTGTATGGACTTATTTTGCCTTTTATTGAGTTGATTTATTTGAAGGCAAAGCAGGCAATTACTGCTACTTTGGTGTTGGAGATTCAGATGGTCATGTGTTTTGCTGCTACTGCTTTTTGCACTGTAGGAATGATTGCCAATAAGGACTTTCAGGTATCTTTTTAGCTTGCCTCGCGCCAGAGACCGATTTAGAATTTAAAATTTATACCTGTATATATTCAGTATCAACAAATGTGTAGGGTTTGGACTAACGTTCTGCTGAACACAAACTTCCCATGTTAACCTCGTCCCTGGCTTcaaaatgtcattttctctattttcAACCCACATGGATCTATCTACCCcctctgccccccccccccccccccccccctcaattgCGATCTCTAAATTCTCCTCCATTAATTCATATAACTTGTTGTGTCCATGTGCAGAGTTAGGTTACCGgaagggggttcatccgaacacCCTTTGTAGGAAAATTACATGTATATACaacgttaaaattattttttacgtCTATATAGTAAGTGTTGAATCCTCTTAGCTTCTTTGCATGTTTACGTTTTTTTACTTTTTGAATCCCTCAGTAGAAATCCCAGCTCTGCCATTGATCGCGATTGTTTGCCATCTCTATAGTCTTGATACTAGTTCTTTTTACTTTAGAGATTGATCTCCTTGAAGATGAAGGATTAAAATATTGATTGAAATCCTGCAGGAAATTTCAAGGGAAGCAAAACAATTTAACCTGGGAGAAGCTAGATATTATATAGTGGTAGTATGGAGTGCCATGATTTGGCAATGTTTTTTTGTAGGTGCTGTTGGAGTTATTTACCTCTCTTCTTCTTTAATGTCTGGGGTTATAATATCAGTTTTACTGCCAGTTACTGAGGTATTAGGCGTAATTTTCTTTAATGAGAAATTTTCTAGTGAAAAGGGactttctctttttctctctctttggggtTTCGTCTCATACTTCTATGGAGAGTTCAAACAAACAAAGAAGCAGAAGATTAAAAGTCCAGAGAATGAGATGATAGCGACGCAAATCGAAACTGTTTGACTTAGTTACTAGCTTGTTGGAGGGTTATTACGTATTGTTCCAaaatgtattgtattgtattgtattgtattgtattgtattgtattgtattgtataatTTGTATAGTATCGCATTGTACTGTATTGTTTTGACGAATGCAACATTCGTATATAGGTTGTATCATTTCTCGTACGTCGTTACATAATATCACACATTATACTAACCTGACGAATAAACTTACATATAATATTATAAGGAAAAATAGGGTATACGAAGTAGAACTATTATAAAAGAGGATAAGGTAAATGATATAATAGGATTATTAAAGCAAAAGCaaaataagaagaaaagaaaaaggataatGACGTGAACataccaaatgggtcgttacatcaaatgGTACTCTTCATCGTTACATAACGATGGATTTAACGACGTGACACAATAAAATTTAAACTACTATTAaaataaacattgtatttaaagtaACAATGACATTTAATACAATAGATAACAACCATCCAAATAATAACATGAATAATAtaatcgtaaaaaaaaaaaaaaactgtccaaACAAGTTAGGTAACAGTTAAGATCAACATGGGTTGTGGTGGGATGGATAGACTCCCTCCACCCTTAATGAGAGATTTTGAATTCGATTCCCGAATATGAAAAAATTCTTTTAGCGAGCATTTCTCCTTTAAATGGATCTTACGGGGTACAAATTCGAATTAGTTAGAGCTCCAATGCGGATACCGGACACCTATAGGAAACCAAAAAAGGTAACAAGTTAAGTATTGTTTTTTTGTATACGAAAAGCATGTACGTCACCACTAAAGAAAGTGGTGCAACGTATGGGCTGCTTCTCCCATAACCAGAGGTCTTGGTTCGAGCCCTGGGTATGGaaaaatccttggtagggagCTCTTTCCCCCCAAATGTGACCCTACGCAGCGCGAATCCGGATATAGTGGGACTCCAATGCGGTACCGAACACCAGATGGGAAACTGAAAAAAAAACATGTACGTCGATTTCCTTTGGAACTTTTGATATTGCTCTTAAATCTACAATAATATACTGAAAGATTCGCATTTGCCAGctgttagattatgtaaatatttagtcaaatatattctgtaatcttctattttaggatagcgtatgttagaattatttagtcaaattagttcctaatttgtagcttacaattatgttgtaaatgttGTATATCAACCCATTCAAGGGAACAGAATAATCAAGGAAAGCATtctcttacatggtatcagactaggtttctcctaaaaaccctagcatCCTAAACCCTAGCCCTTAGCTGCCGATCCCCCTCTTTCGTTTTCCTCCCCTTCGGcccttcctcctcctcttctcaATGGCTGAAGCATCCAAGTTGCATCCTGCGACTACAGTCACTAATATTAAATCATGCATTCCTATTGTTCTTGACTATGAAGGAAGCCAATACAATAACTGGGCTACCCTCTTCAAGCTCCATTGCCGAGTAAATTTGGTGATCGACCACATCCTCCGTCCTGCCTCCCCCACCGAGCCACCACCGGCAACTGCAGCCAAGAAAATTGCTACAAAGGCTTTATGGGAACGGCTAGATAAAATTATTAGGCAATGGATATATGGTACGATATCGAATGATCTTCTCAACACGATCATTCATCCAGAGGACACCGCAGCCGAGGCTTGGAATCGCCTTGTCCATCTCTTTCAGGAAAACAAATCGGCTAGGGCTCTTGCTCTTGATGCAAAATTCACCAAAaccaaattggtggattttccGAATGTGAAAGCATATTGCACCAGGCTGAAAGTTCTTGCAGACAATCTCGCCAACGTCGGCCACAAAGTTTCCGACGAACGACTTGTACTTCGTCTTCTGCGAGGGTTATCAgaagaatataaaacttttcgAACAACATTGCGGCATCGTACTCCTCTCCCATCTTTTGACGTTGTCCGGTCGATGGTCGAACTTGAAGAAGACAGCCATGGCGAGGACGCCATTCACGACTCCGGGTTGAATGCTGCTCTCGTTTCCCACAATGTTAATCCTCAGAATTTCTCCGGTAATGGACAGCCCAATAATTCTGAAAATTCCTTCAACAATCGAGGAAATTCGCACAATCGTGGAAAGAAGAACAATCGCGGTCGCAGCGGCGGCAACCGCAACAACAACCGCGGTGGCAGCGGGAATGGGCAAAGCAGCGGCGGGGGCAGCCGAAACAATGCCCAGGCATACCAGCCCGCCGCGTCGCAGCAGCAGGGAACCACTGCCCCGTCGTGGTATTTTCCACCGTGGGCTGCTTGGGGGCCACAGCCGTAGGCCACCCCACCGCGCTTGTATCCCACAGCTGGGTGGCAGTAGCCCCGCGGCTGGCAGCAGTCATGCCCAGCCCCCTCGCGGCAGGGAATTCTTGGTGCTCGTCCTCCACAGTCGTTCTACTCAGCAGCCCCGTCATCACATGGTGGGTATGCGCCCACGGATATTGATCAGGCTATGCACAAAATGTCTTTGAATCCGCCAGATGACaacaattggtacatggacaccggagccacatctcacatgaccaactcccaaggtactctctcgtcttattaacaattgagcaaaaataatggcatttttgttggtaatggtaacatgattccgattcatggttatggtcatacatcccttcAAGTAAATCCCTCCTTAAACCTGAAGAATGTCTCACATGcacctaaactcatcaaaaaccttatttccgttcgtaaatttactatcgataatatggtttctgttgaatttgatccttttggtTTTTCTGTGAAGTATTTACGGACGGGGAGCAAACTCATGAGATGTGAGAGTTCGGGTGACCTTTATCCATTCTTCAAAAATTATCGAGCCATCTCGTCTTCCGCACTATCTGCTTTTACCGTCATCCCGTCTCATATTTGGCACTCCCGTTTAGGTCATCCCAGGGATGTGATTCTTAGTTCTTTAcgtagtagtaatttgattgaatgtaataaggctcgaaacaatgtttgtcattcttaccctttggggaaattaattaaaatgcctttttatgactctctttcaactactattatgccctttgacattgttcacagtgatttatggatttcacctgttcttagctcttctggtcacagatattatgttttatttcttgacaattatactaattttctttggacttttcccatcaaaacaaagtcccaagtttatGATTGTTTCTTGTCTTTCCGAATTTTTATTCGCACTtagtttgaaaaagaaatcaaaactttTCAATGTGACAACGGGCGTGAATTTGATAATGGTCCTTTTCATAAATTTTGTGAACAAAACGAGATGCTTTTTCGATTTTCTTGCCCGCACACCTCACCCCAAAATGGTAAGGCGGAACGgaaaattaaatccataaataatattGTTCGTACACTCCTTGCCCATGCATCCATGCCCCCCTCCTATTGGCATCACGCCTTGACCATGGCAACGTACCTACCCAATATTCTCCCTTCTAAAATCTTAGCATATAAGACACCCACTCAGATTCTTTATCAAAAGAATCCATCCTACTCTCATCTCCGAGTTTTTGGATGTCTATGCTTTCCTCTTTTTCCgtccacacaaattcataagctccaatcTAGGTCCACTCCGTGTGTTTTCCTGGGGTATCCTTCTAATCATCGGGGATACAAATGCTATGATTTATCGAGCCGCAAAATAATCATTGCTCGGCATATGTGGTTTGATGAAAAATCCTTTCCATTTCGCAAATAAATAGTCCATCTTCTACTTCCTATGAGTTTTTGGGTGATGATAATTCTCCATTGAGAATACATTTGTTGCATGACCAGGCCGCTGCTCCACCATCTGCAACCCACCACCCGAGCTCAACCATCCCCTCTCCTCCCTCGTCGTCTATCCAGTCGAACCCTTCCACCACCCCAGCTGACCGCCAGCTCCCTCCCAATCCACTCGCGGTCCAGCCGGCGGTCACGCCACTGCCAGCCCCCCCCTCCCCCACCGTGAGCAGTCCCCTCAC
The sequence above is a segment of the Lycium barbarum isolate Lr01 chromosome 6, ASM1917538v2, whole genome shotgun sequence genome. Coding sequences within it:
- the LOC132600671 gene encoding purine permease 3-like; amino-acid sequence: MEDQGLSTNMKRFLLIIYSLIMAVGICGGPLMLRLYFVEGGSRIWLNSWLQSGGWPLTLIPLAFLYLYRRKIEGSDAKFYFITPQIFIASFIIGVLTGLDAFLYTWGASKLPVSTSTLLISAQLAFTAIGAFFIVKVKFMPYSINAVVLLIVGAVLLGIRANGDRPEGVTSKAYILGFIMTLLAAALYGLILPFIELIYLKAKQAITATLVLEIQMVMCFAATAFCTVGMIANKDFQEISREAKQFNLGEARYYIVVVWSAMIWQCFFVGAVGVIYLSSSLMSGVIISVLLPVTEVLGVIFFNEKFSSEKGLSLFLSLWGFVSYFYGEFKQTKKQKIKSPENEMIATQIETV